One genomic window of Quercus robur chromosome 6, dhQueRobu3.1, whole genome shotgun sequence includes the following:
- the LOC126733087 gene encoding uncharacterized protein LOC126733087 — protein MTEDFDDLVDPWTLAFYCLGPDSSAFVLRNIEIEEKKRMTTKFNQEMCAKMRLKKNEPQSNLGKRTVHVTRKGTPVTSAIPIAPAVLGIETTRTTSPATSVEEIATLAFERTCLIDKGKEKVDSRSSSVWENKELAVERAYEVVTIEDLKVFSGVPSNEVVARHVHKLVQC, from the exons ATGACTGAGGATTTTGATGATCTAGTGGACCCATGGACTCTTGCCTTTTATTGCCTTGGTCCAGATTCGTCTGCCTTCGTCCTGCGCAATATTGAAATTGAGGAGAAAAAGA GAATGACGACTAAATTTAATCAAGAAATGTGTGCAAAGATGAGATTGAAGAAGAACGAGCCACAATCCAATCTCGGGAAGAGGACAGTGCATGTTACAAGGAAGGGCACCCCTGTTACTTCAGCTATTCCCATTGCTCCAGCTGTCCTCGGTATTGAGACGACGAGGACAACCTCTCCGGCCACTTCGGTTGAGGAGATCGCTACCCTTGCCTTTGAGAGGACATGCTTGATTGATAAAGGGAAGGAGAAGGTTGATTCCCGTTCGTCTAGTGTTTGGGAAAATAAAGAACTTGCGGTGGAAAGGGCATATGAGGTCGTCACTATTGAGGACCTGAAGGTTTTCTCGGGCGTGCCTTCCAATGAGGTCGTGGCTCGTCATGTCCACAAACTCGTTCAA TGCTAG
- the LOC126733086 gene encoding abscisic acid 8'-hydroxylase 1-like: protein MFNLSKKMLLSLAPNHYDINFVAVFSVVFIFLVSKAWRRVTSGKNDIPGRLGLPYLGETISFLSATNSTKGCYDFVRLRRLWYGKWFKTRMFGKIHVFVPNPEGARMVFANDFVHFNKGYVKSMADAVGRKSLLCVPHESHKRIRGLLSDPFSMNSLSKFVKKFDKMLCERLKNLEEGGKSFVVLEFSMKLTFDAMCNMLMSITEESLLRDIERDCTSVSNAMLSIPFMIPGTRYYKGIKARERLMETFREIISRRRSGKESPEDFLQSMLQRDSYPSSEKLDDSEIMDNLLTLIVAGQTTTAAAMMWSVKFLDENREAQDKLREEQLSITRSKPEGASLALEDLNSMSYGSKVVKETLRMSNVLLWFPRVALNDCKIEGFEIKKGWHVNIDATCIHYDPDLYKDPRQFDPSRFDGMQKPYSFIAFGSGPRTCLGMNMAKVTMLVFLHRLTSGYKWTVDDLDVCLEKKAHIPRLRSGCPITLKPI from the exons ATGTTCAATTTGTCCAAGAAAATGCTACTTTCTCTAGCACCGAACCACTATGACATTAATTTTGTTGCAGTGTTTTCTgtagtatttatttttctagTGTCAAAAGCTTGGAGAAGAGTCACAAGTGGAAAAAATGACATCCCTGGCCGGCTGGGGTTGCCTTATCTTGGTGAaaccatttcttttctttcagcCACTAATAGTACAAAAGGATGCTACGATTTTGTTAGACTCCGACGACTATG GTACGGGAAGTGGTTCAAGACAAGGATGTTCGGCAAGATCCATGTGTTTGTTCCAAATCCAGAGGGTGCAAGAATGGTATTTGCTAACGATTTTGTACACTTCAACAAGGGGTATGTGAAATCAATGGCAGATGCGGTTGGAAGAAAGAGCTTGCTTTGTGTGCCACATGAAAGTCACAAAAGGATTAGGGGTCTTCTATCTGATCCTTTCTCCATGAACTCTTTGTCTAAGTTTGTCAAGAAATTCGACAAAATGCTATGCGAAAGGCTGAAGAACTTAGAAGAAGGTGGGAAAAGCTTTGTGGTGCTTGAGTTCAGTATGAAG TTAACATTTGATGCAATGTGCAACATGCTAATGAGCATAACAGAGGAATCCCTGTTACGAGATATCGAAAGAGACTGTACCTCTGTTTCCAATGCCATGTTATCCATTCCCTTCATGATTCCAGGCACCAGATATTACAAAGGCATCAAG GCACGTGAAAGGCTCATGGAAACCTTTAGAGAGATAATTAGTAGACGAAGGAGTGGAAAGGAGTCTCCAGAAGACTTCCTACAGTCCATGTTACAGAGAGACTCATATCCTTCTTCTGAAAAGCTTGATGACTCAGAGATTATGGATAACCTATTGACATTGATAGTTGCAGGACAGACCACTACTGCAGCTGCAATGATGTGGAGTGTCAAGTTTCTTGATGAGAACAGAGAAGCACAGGACAAACTTAGG GAAGAACAATTGTCAATCACCAGAAGCAAACCTGAAGGAGCTTCACTTGCTCTTGAAGATCTTAACAGCATGTCCTATGGTTCAAAG GTTGTCAAAGAAACATTAAGAATGTCGAACGTCTTGTTGTGGTTTCCCCGTGTAGCACTAAATGACTGCAAAATAGAAG GTTTTGAGATAAAGAAAGGATGGCATGTAAACATTGATGCAACTTGTATACACTATGACCCAGATCTGTACAAGGACCCTAGGCAATTCGATCCTTCAAGATTTGAT GGAATGCAAAAGCCATATAGTTTCATAGCTTTTGGATCAGGACCCAGGACATGCTTAGGAATGAATATGGCAAAAGTGACGATGTTGGTCTTTTTACACCGACTGACTAGTGGATACAA GTGGACAGTTGATGATCTTGATGTTTGCCTAGAAAAGAAGGCACATATTCCTAGACTGAGAAGCGGCTGTCCAATAACTTTGAAGCCCATATGA